DNA from Jeotgalibacillus haloalkalitolerans:
ACAGAGGCCGTATTATCTAAATTGATCTGAGCTTCCAGTCTGTGCAGGTTCAGCTTTTCAAATGCCATGCGGATGAGCCCTTTAAGACTTTCTGTTCCGTAGCCCTCTCCCCAAAACTGGTTATGCAATGCGTAACCACCAGAAGCCCACTGTGTGTCGTCACGCTGTAAAATCAGCATATCAACGTGACCCAGTAACGTCTGGTCCTCTTTCCTCACAACTGCAAAGACATAAATATGATCGTCTTCTGCCCATTTATCAAAACGTTCAATTTTCTCTTCAAATAGATCCGCGGTAAATCCGGTCAGATCAATATACCCCTCATCATATTGATGCTGAGAAGGCTGTCTGCTGCTGATCTGCTTCTTGTATTCTTCAAAGTCTTCTTTTTCAAACGGTCTTAACAGGATTCTTTCCATTTCTAATTTCATACAATCACCTCTTACAGATCTGACCATTTACCCTTATACTGAGAAGAAAAGAAAATCCAGGTGAGTTTGATGAGATCTGCTTCTATTTTATTTGTATTGTTTGCTGCTGTCCTTTGGGGGACGACCGGGACAGCTCAGTCGTTTGCACCTGCTGGTACGCA
Protein-coding regions in this window:
- a CDS encoding GNAT family N-acetyltransferase; its protein translation is MKLEMERILLRPFEKEDFEEYKKQISSRQPSQHQYDEGYIDLTGFTADLFEEKIERFDKWAEDDHIYVFAVVRKEDQTLLGHVDMLILQRDDTQWASGGYALHNQFWGEGYGTESLKGLIRMAFEKLNLHRLEAQINLDNTASVKTAEKAGMAYECTRKKFIHENGEWTDHLIYSIYAD